In Vespula pensylvanica isolate Volc-1 chromosome 2, ASM1446617v1, whole genome shotgun sequence, the genomic window CCAGCAAACAATGATCTTCCTTCCACTCTGGATTCAGCCAAAACAAGGAGTAATGCACCTATAAGTGCTAAATTCCTGAACAGGAATTGCACATCAAATAAAATACTGTAGGCAAATGTCTGTAAAAccaatatgaaaaataaaactccACAAGCTATGTTGACTTTCCATCTTCCAATGACCATAACACATCCTCCAAGTTGTCCAactaaattaatgaaaacgaAGACATGGGCCAAGATTTTTCCACAACCCCATGACATATccatatattctttttgctCGTTCCATTGAAACCACATTCGAAGACCATCTTCtaaaaatgtagatataaGGCACAATCTTGCAAGGGTTGGTAATATATGTTTCCCACTACGTATAACctgttataacaaaaaatgaagtaatacaattatctttttatttaaagaaaacaagcaatacaaattttaaataagtttTAATGGTATaactttcaatatatttttgttataaaacttattaattaatgtaacattatctttttattatagaaatacaattacaaaaacatatttaaaatattaataaaaaataattatttataaaaatattcactttctttctatataagtttaaataaaataacataaatttatagtaaactaaaaaaataaaataaattttataattaaatcttataaaataaattaattgcaatataatatatgatgatatgcataattttgtttttgtaaaatGACATTATACAAATAATGTCATGAAATTCAACATAATTTAACTTAAATCATTgctaaaacatatatttaaaaatactgtttatataaaatttaaattcacgaattattaaataaatgtaaaatatagaagaaaatatgaataaatgtGTGACAAATTATAGAGATATCACTTTGTTTGAATGTACTCATAACctttagatattataatttataaatggcTTTAAGTTGTATTTTGCACttgagaaaaatgtttaacgGCACTTTTAATCAGcaatgaaatgtatatatcaaaatacatatagaaatatgTGAGCAAACATGTTATGTTGGATACGATGACGTTGACAGGAGATACTTACATACCTATGGTCTTCTTTGaatctaatataaattttcatttatacctaattaattaaaaaaaaatcaagatgaATAATGTTGATAGTTTTACCTGATCTGCTATTTCTTCAGCTTTCGAAACAATCTCTTGCGAGATCACCATTGTGTTTTATTCAAAAAGTAAAACAGTGTCCATACACTCACATGTACACGTGTGCGCACACAAGgcacgaagagaagagagaaagagaaagacagaaatagagaaaatagaaagaggaagagagaaagactgagATAGGGTGAACCAAGCACGCCGATCGCCGTGCTTTTACACGACTCAACGACGGTACACGATATTCGGACTCTTCTCAATGATGTGGAGATTGAGTTAACGTCATTTCCGGCGTACGTGGtcgaaaaatgtatgtatgattagaatcctatataaatttgaaaaagttaGATAGTTCATTATCTacatatcgaaaaatatcacTATAGATTTTAACTTACTAAAAATATAGTCAAAGGGATAGCTACCAACACAATATAGTTATACATTCGTCCGATAACTTTCGTTACGTATTAAAGATTTCTAATATACCGCGTTAAAGGGTAAGTGACGCTTTAATGTTggattaacattttttatatggaCAAGTCTGCGTACATAGATGTACAGTTTCTTCATCAtacaatacaaataatatagaaaaatatattgttatgttTAATGTGCTTATGACgatcatatatttacatacgagTGTATTTTATGTTCATCTTCTGATTAACGTAGTGATGCAAAAATTGTGAGGTTAAGTAGAATTATTCGACTTTAGatcattaaaacgaaatatttttttattgaaaattgttgacttggatcgaatattttatttatcaagatTTTCTTATGATGCAGCTTtaaacacgcatacatatatatgtattaaaaatatatacatatatatacatacatacatacatatatatatatatatatatatatatatatatatatatacacacacacatatttagtGCGAATAAAAACATACGATTAGTTTGTAAGTATAATAGTgctatgtattttattataattctataatgttaattttattgatttattatcttattatgtaaaaaagaataagcttaaatacaaataaaagtatataataaggcatataataattgattaataggTATAAAATGGATTTTTAAGTAACTTTATTGaatgaataattcaattttgtaGACTTGaggaaaaattaaaaccaatatcataaaaaatgttagaaataaCTTGCAATGATCGATTAGGAAAAAAAGTTAGAGTGAAGTGTAATCCAGATGATACTATCGGTGATTTGAAGAAACTAATAGCAGCTCAAACTGGAACACATTgggaaaaaattgtattaaaaaaatggtACACTATCTTCAAAGACCATATTAAACTGCAGGACTGTatcctttaatatttaaaatcatatatatatattcttgttaTTAGCAACAATTGTACTTTTATCGATGTTTTCcttaattaaatgttttagATGAAATACATGATGGCATGAATTTAGAGTTATATTATCAATAGTTCTGTATAGATTCGTCATAAGTACTGATAAAGTcataatgtattaataattattctgttTTCACtgctattataataaattttttattttaaatgatattgatttttaataatattgatttttcaaatgtaAGAAGAATGTAATAGTCTTTTCTGCTAAGAATGCTGTGAAACTAATGACATATTTGTAATGTTTGTTATTAGTATAtaacaaaaagtaaattaataaatacgcAGAGATAGgagtttgtatatatattcacacacaTACCAATGAAGATATTACAAGCCCAATGAAACGCCACCTAGTATtggataaagaaattaaagcgACGTCGTTGTACAATTCACGCAGTAGACAATTGCATATAATTTGGAGTTTTTTATCTAGCGTCATGTAAATGCAATGAGAAAATGTTCTTGATATTAGCGAACAGTTTAGGCCTtctaaagatattttaattattttgaaacttATTCACGTGCGAGTAATGAAAACATaacctttaattttttaatttctgtaTGATTTGATGTAGTTTGTACGATGTTATTAgagatttaatattataaacaaatatataaatttacttttaagaAAACGGGACACCTTGCTTCACGATGTTGGAAAAATCTTCTGGAGGAGAAAATCAATTATCGAAAGaggattatttaataatgcgTGCTAAAGAAGCTTTATCAAGTGACATTTATGCAGCAAAGTCGTGGTTGATCACCGCTAAGTCTTTATTTCCTCATAGCGCGAAAGTTCAGGTATTTAAccatattatttgataatataattttttatatttaacaatttatttgaatataaaaattaaaatcatgaAAGTCATAAAAGattaatgtataatacatatagattattattttttaagtttgAAGCATACCGAATTGAAAAACTATCAAAAAATGTCAAGGAAGCTGCAAAATGTTTTAGCGAAATGTAAGTATGatacttaattatataaaatttgtttatgaacaaaattaaactttaattttttatgcgTAAGAGCAGATTTCAGAATTTTCCAGATGATCGAGATAtttggaaagaaatagaaatggtAACTACATGTTTACGTTCTGAACAATGTGATCCAGAGACAGAATTCTTATGTCAAATGTTTCAACATATCCCTCAAGATTTACAACATCGTTTATTAGTTATGACAGCTGATCATAGTGAAGATACAATGGAGCATTGTAAATTGTTACTTCTTTTAATACGTAAATTTCCTCAAACTACACCAACACATGGAGTTAGTAATTTAAGATccttgtttatatatatgtaaaaatataatcatttatttaaaatataattaaaaatttttagcCGCGTTTAGTAGAAACTCTACTCACTGCAGAAAAACATAGTCATCCAGGACGTGCTGTAAATGGTTTTAGACGGTTATTAGCTTGTGATGCATTACCACTTCTTGGAGCTGCCCCTGTTGAACTTAACCCTCGTCTTGGATTAAGATTGCTTTGTAAAGCTGTGGAATTTTATTTAGCATATATACAGCAACCACAAGATATACAAATTCAGTATCCATGGGACAGACTTTTTCACGTAGTGGAgttaattggaaaaaaattaggGTGGGAACTAAGCAATTTATTCTCCATACCTTGGAATCGGGAAACATATAGCGAGAAATTACAACAGTATGCAGCTGTGCATGCAGCTAATTTATGTGAAGAAGTTGTTGTACGCCAATTACTAATGTGTACAATTGTAGTATTATTAAGAATACTAAATGAACATGCAATGCTTATTAATAATGGGGAAACTATGTATTGCTTAGTAGAAGCTTTTGGAGAActaatttcttctcttactggtataatatattaattttatagagagtaaaattatagtaaaaaatattacgaaaaagtaatattttattttttacattcagagccaaaattaaaaaaacggaaaagagaagataactCAGGGATTGTTGTAACTAGTGATGGAGACTACAGTGGTAATGGTCTTGGTTTTGCTGTCAAACTGTGGGATTTATTGCATAGTAGTGACTATTTACAAAGGGAGATAGATAAACTTAATCAACAGGCACGATTGGATGCATGGTTAAATCCATTTTCAACAGACTTGGCTATGTATAAAGGCTTACATCATGAAGTGTTAACTAGATTATCTCAAGAAGGTTCCTCTTTGTGTACTCATCTGCGGTTTGCTAGTActtgcttttttttaaaagattataagGTATgctatgttatatatattcaaatgttaaatgttaaatatctaaaatataaatcagtTATATAgcatattatatgtaaataacatttaatttaaatatttggtATAGGGTATGCTGGAATATATTGTTTTAGTAGCAAGCTCTTTACCTTCAGTATGTGGGAAAGTATCTCATAACTTAACTGTTCCATCCACGCGACATTTGCATTACTTGTCCCTCGCACGTTATCCTGTTTTACAGTATTGCTGCAGACTACTTCTTTTAGCAATAAAGGTATTATATGATCTATTAATACTCTTtataattagtaaaaaaacttaatatgtaatatgatTATTGCTGTACGATTTTAAACTTAATGGTTGTAATTTGATCTAGCtcttatatcatattataattgatgaattatattataattcatacaTTTCaggaaaatttttctatacctGGAACTGTAGGAGATTTGGCTATTGGACATGCATTAGTTTTAATGCAAATTGATTGGCCACAAGAAGCTAGCACATTATCTATAATTACTGAAAGGATTATTAATCGTGGATCTTTTGTATATCCATTATTtcaatcatatattatttgcGTAGATATTTTAGAGGAATTGACGTATTTGTGGACAGAACATGGTGGTGGTGTATCTTTAGATATTGCTACTGGCTCGGGAGTATTGCAAAGTAggtatatttcattaaagcAATATTACACTGTTAAGCAAAATAATGTCTTTTTATAGGCCGACGTATAACAACACGCGGTGCTGATAAGGGAGTTCGTGAAGAAGTAAAACAAGCTATGCGACGTCAGGCAGCACGAGATGGTGTTGATCCACTAGATGAATTATTGCAAAAATTTATTGTCAATGAGAAGAGCGCAATTTTACATAGCTTAATTATACAGTAAATCATTCTTTCACTTAattcatttttgaaataagtaacatatacacatctacagtttttttttaatcataagtATCTGTAAATAAGTGAAtgttagatttttataaattattttattgggACTATAAATCATGTACagatttacatattttcatatatataatgtattatttaattttttggcTTCTCACGTTTTCTgtcaatttatataacaaaattattacaaaatacagCTCAAATAAAAGtccatatatgtgtatgaacgagtaaatcatatttatattttagatacTTTCATTTGTATACAGAaagttatcatttttttacatGATCTTATTTTGTAGGACAAATccaaaataattaacataaatgTAAACATTAGTATTATAGTGATCattcttctcatttcttttaatttgaaatataaagacGCAAGAAGAATATCTCCTATATAAAAACAAGTTTTTACCTTCATTATTCAAAATCAACTTTAATAATgcttatatacatttctttccaGTAAAAACcaattattatgtaaataatttatgtaagaataattacaaaatattagtatacttttctttcgacttctcatcaatatatattacaattaaaaaaaggttACAAGATAGTATCGAAATTTAAGATATTATGACAGAAGAGTGAAGAATACAAACTCTATAAATTATGTTCATGCTGTGAACTGTAAATgatgtaataaagaaattccgaagatatatacttttttcaatGCAGAATaaagtatgtttttttttttccacaaaaaatgacaaaatgtAAACATTTGTAACGAAGAGATATATATCAATCGTACATCTTTTAGTATATCATATTCTATCTAATGTAAACTCCTAACTGAAGGGCACTTTGAAGTAATACTTTAATACCAGgcataaaagaagatatttgaCTAAAATCTGGTCCTGATACTAGTTGCGTATGTAAACTTAGACTTCCAGCGTAATTTCCGTTCTGTATCATCTCTGATATTTGATGTAATCCTTGAAGAGTGTTTTGTgataactaaaaaataatttaggaaattgtaaatttaaaagcaattatttatgtaaaagttCACGCATATGAAAAAGTATGATAATTTACATACTCTATTTTCTCTGAGACAATCATACAATGTTTCCAATTTTTTAGATACatcctctatttttcttttaatttgctaaaataaaagtatgaaaaattatatgtaatttatataaaataagctATAAGtgcattatatattaatctatagaatgttaatatatagtataagaGAAtacacaataatataataacaattcaTTTACTTGAATTAGTTAATATTTACCGGATTTTTAGCATTCTCAAAGCATTGCATTTTTAATTCATCTAATACCGTTTTCAAATGTATATGTTCTTCAGGTATTGGTAGTTTTGGTTTTTCAGGTTCAATAGCTTTAGCCATTGTTATGGGTTGTGTAATATCAGCAGATTTATTAAATTGAGTACCAACATTTGGAATGTTATGAACATATTGCTGTGGATTATAAGGTGCATGAGAGtcgttgtaattattatcCTGTGGTAACatctataacaataatttataagagatTGTAATTactttaagaatatataatatgatatttaatctATGCATACTTACATTAGGTTCATGTTGTGGAATTGTATTTCGCAAAGGATGTAGTATTGGACTTTGAGGTTGAAATTCAGGTTTTGTCTGAAAGAAGTATTAAGTTATAatgatactatatattataagtaagtatttatttactcatctatactataattttattattttagcaGATATCATTATACAGATAACCATGAGGTATATAATACTAATCTTTGTATAAAAAGCATATAGCAGCTAAATATGACTTCATGTTACATATTAGTTATCTTAATATTCACACAAATGCTATTGTTAATCTAGGATAAGTGATATCATTATATTCccattaacaataatattcaaGAAATGCATATGATATGAAAGgcatataagaaataaataaaaatggcaGAGAAGGGAATGGCACTCTAAATGTTGAAAATTAACCAAGCTAcctttacatttatattcttcaaatattttgCCTTCCATTTCCGGGTACCAGCATGTTCCGCAGACATTTCACTTTTGTTGTGTAGTGCCAATATTGGCTATACcatttgaatatatacatatatatatatatatatatgtgttatcagtatttattctaataattacCTGTGCTCTAGAACTTTTTGCAATTGGTGGGTCATTCCATCCAGATGGCTGTGGCATTGAATGATAATTATTGTCACTGTTGTATGTTTGCATTTGGGAAATCGGTTCTGGATTGTGTTGATTATACATTTCCGCTTGAGAAGAATTTTGAGACATAGACATCATACTAGATGGTTTGAAAGATTCTGTTTCTTTTGGTGCTATATTCATGAGATTATGTGTTTGACCAGGAAATGTGTTGCTAGAAGCAGGTGTTTGTGGCTGATATGGATATTGTAAGTTGTATCCCTGTACAGATCCAATTTGTTGAGAAGCAAATGCTTGTGGTTGTTGAAAAGTATTTTGGCCATACATTGATGTAGACTTTACGGATGGATCTATAAGATATTTTGATCTTGATTGAGGCCCAACACTAGACGGTCTTGAAGTACTAGTAGCATTTGATCCAGATGTAGGAgggggtggaggaggaggcTGTAAACCACCTTGTTGTCCATATGGGCGTAACGTTGCATATTGATCATAATGCGCTGATTGTGTTTGAGTATGAACAGGTGTTACAAAAGTCTGGGTCGATTGAACATTAAACGGAGTTGATGTTGTTCCAAATGACTGTTTGGTAGGAGTAGTATTCCAATTGTAATTAGGTGTTCCACCGATTCCTGGTGTAGTTTGTGGTAAtgaattatatgtattttgaaaattctgaTTTTGTAAAGGTCTATGAGTTTGTTCACTGTAGTTTTGATTTATTGGTgctttttctatgtttttttcAGCTTCTTGAATATAACCTAAAGCTCTACAAAGTCTATCTCGTAAATTCTTGATTTTTTGTTCCTGACTATTTCCAAGATAATTCAGTGCTGCTTCGAGATTTCCTTCTGTTGCTAGCATTTCAGCATATTGAGATAGAACATTAGCGATTTTACCTTTAATATCAGCTCTTCCAATACCTTGAAATTCTAAAGCTTTTTGCATTATTATAAGCAACTCCACAATTTCTTGGATTTCAGCTTCAGATGCTTCAATCAATCTATTTAGATTACCAGAACAAATATAGCATATTTGagcttgtttttttaaattagaattttcaCTAGACGCTAAGCGATCTCCTAGCATGTCTAcaacattaaataatatattataatgaccCTGAATcataatatgagaaaaaaatcactTACCACACAGTGTTGATCGTTCTTGACCATGTGTAAACACaccaattaatatttctttccagCAATTTATATCAGCATTCTTAATAATGTCAGTCCAATTTTCACTAACTAATGAATTAATAAGTGAATTAAGTGCTCCAGAATGTTCTGAGAAGTATCTATATTGAGTTTTTGCCAATAATTCAGGTCCTCCAGCCATGGAAAGAATAACTGCATCTGCATATCTTTTGCTTTTGAAACATAAAGATACAGCAGCTTCAATATTTCCTAAGAGAATTGCTTGTGCAATGAGTCCATCATCATctataatgaattaaatattacttgtATATTTAGGAATTGTTCCATTTGGCAATATAATACAatgaacaaattaatttaattatttgagaagtatgtattatataaatattaatatttattaaaattaccatcagaaatatttattttaaaattattatttataggcATTACAGAAACTATAGATTTTTTATGCTGTTCTTGAACAATAGCATCAAATACTGCACCTCCATCTATGTTACCATTTGTCAcctattaaattaaaattaaattgattttgataatttattatatttaatattttgtaagagTAATTGTAATTAGAACTTACATTAAGATTAGCAATACCTCCTGAAAGTGTATTTAATTCATCCTGAGGTAAAAATTGGTTTAATTTGTTATTCAtttcttctatattatatCCCAATAAGTCCAGTATATTCTTTGTAACATTTTTGCTAAAATATGCACTAACACAGCTCCAAATCTTTTTAGTGTGTTCATCAGtcgtattatcaatttttcctTTACAATAATCAACATACTGTTCATTTTTAAGAGTAGCCTCTAATTCATTTGATCGTTGAATAAGATCTGGTTGTGTGATTACTTGTGatattataacttttctaTTTGAATTCATTGGTAAATTTGGGTCTggcatttcattttcaaaaattattaatttaccaCCGAACTATAAATGAATAACAAGCTAgtcataatattaataattataattgtaatatactatagtgaaaaaatatgatttatttcttcaataatatatacttacactAAATGATGCTCCAAAGGGTTTCTTCAACCACTTTGGTGCTTTTGTCAAAATTGCAGTTGATTCTGTTTGAACAGTAGGATGCGGCTGTGTAAAAGGATCCATTCCTGGAAATGAATCAACAATTTTGTTTGATGTTTCATTAGATACTTGTTGTCTTCCACCTAGCAAAGAATATATGGCTGCATGCCCATCAAAACTAGTTCCTACAATTAAACCTGGATGCCGTGGACACCATGAGACATCAAAGTTCCATTGATTTGTTTGCATTAATTCACATATTACCTCTCCATtctaaatttgttaataattataaatattataaataattaatactaaaatatataatgttcttAAATGCAAGTTTTGTTTACCGGTTCATTTGAATTTGGATTCCAACATAAAATTCTATTGTCTTTTGCGCAACTTAAAAGAAGGTCTGGATCATGAGGGTTCCATGCTATTGAAAGAACACCTCGTTGATGATTCTGTAATGTCTTTAAAGGTGATGTGGCAAATCTTAAATCCCATAATTCAATCACGGGAACTTGATCATCTTCTGATGCTAAGCATAATTGTGTTGCAACATTTGGATGCCATTGAACCACTTTCCACCGTACCTTCAGGTatgaaatcataattattctgtgaatattgtttttaatcattatttgtttttataaaagataagaaatacgCTACCTTTGAATTGGCATCTGTTAGTTTGATTATGGgttcattttttcttaaatcccATATAACACAGCGTTGTAAAAATGTGGAAGCAAGAATATGTTGTACTAGaaggtataataaatattttttactatgaatttgcatattatataacatatgtattctgatttatagttatatatgtaaaatgaaaacCTTGTTTGTTCCATGCAATATATTGAACATCTTCTAATGGTTGACTTCTAGATCCAGGTGTCATTGGAGTGCTAGTATTTACAACATcccatatataaatttcacttTCTGTTGCTCCAGTAGCTAATAAATTTGCTTGAAAGGGATTAAAATCCATTGCCCTTACTGGGCCTGTATGTCTATCTGGACTAGTTATTAAACAATTGTTTTCATTGTTTAACATTTTAGAAgccgaataaatttttattgtaccGTAATCACAACCTCCAACAATTATACCAGCTGGATTGTTACCATATGCTCcccaaattattttatgaaatctgttataaatacatagatttaTGAAGTAAcgtaatctctctttttaaaattagaagtaaaatacaaagataataattaagacCTGTGATCACTAGCCACACTGGCTTTTAGTTCCATTTCATATCCTGGCTGTTGTAAATTAATTGAGTATAAATCAAGACTAGCAGAAGTATTAAAACTAGCATCAAGCTGTTGAGCCGCTGTTCCAGCAGCCAATAAGATTGGATATTGGGCAGGTGGAGACCATGCCACGTTAACAGTTTTTAATAACTCCTTAACCTTCATTTTTGATATCTTGTAACataaatgatacaaaaatgatatatatatatataatatatataataaataaattattacatatttttattattattattacatatgttattattacatacataacatAGTATAAActaatgttttaaaataaacttaaaaaaaaattcttgttgatataataattctttatgaTATATGCTATttgtaatgaattttaaacaactattaattgttaatagaaatataataggtTATCAAAAAGCTGCATATATCTTATAAGgttcaaattattaaaatatgtcatAAATTCAAttgtattttctcttatttactataattatcaataatcgttatgtacaaatatatgcacataatttaagatttaagtttatttaaaaattataattctactatgtaaatataaattatattgtatttaaattttatttgagtttttctttagttctttagtaatttttttagTTAAAGTTCAGCGACCTATaaggtattattattttattttaccaatatacattattttttacaataatattaatttaataaaaacttacGCGATTTATTGTTTCTTACCTTAATATAATCGAGTGGTGAAAAGTATCTAAAAGttgatataaaatagttttcGTTATGTCAAGTAAACTGCAACCAGCCGTCAACTCTTCCAACGTGGCGAGCTGTATGCATACATAGTGCTGACATCTGTTATtcagtattatattatcatagatcacgacataattttctttattctaatCACCATTTTAGTCGGAGATATCATTGGGCAGTGTTTGAGATGAGATTAAGTTTATATTACACATTTCTAATAGTTATAATTTaccataataaatatacagcTATATTACActaaatattctctttttctggcAATAACTTTTAAAGATTAAACTAATGTAaaatgatatgaaatattatattacttttaataaatatattgcatttagttttaatcatatttttcttaaataatatagtattgatcaatgaaatattattcttttcccaTTAAATACGTAAACGTATACTtagagatttttctttatgttaaaaattttactattttcgAGAGAttcataaatatgtacatatatccataaaaaaataacatgacAAATGTTTTGTATCATTTGTTTTGATTAAATACATTGATAATTTTGCGAAATttgttttgaaattattaatagaaaataatcacttatttatttatttacgatagtattgtattatatataataaatgttaatttattatatataattaatttaaatttaaaatatatataaacaagaaaaCTTGTTTGCAAATAGTCAATATAACATTTGTcatagaaattgaaaatactgttttcttttcatagtcaagaaatatttaccggtctatattttttccaaatataaCAGATTTAGAAGCAattg contains:
- the LOC122637463 gene encoding integrator complex subunit 10 codes for the protein MLEKSSGGENQLSKEDYLIMRAKEALSSDIYAAKSWLITAKSLFPHSAKVQFEAYRIEKLSKNVKEAAKCFSEIFQNFPDDRDIWKEIEMVTTCLRSEQCDPETEFLCQMFQHIPQDLQHRLLVMTADHSEDTMEHCKLLLLLIRKFPQTTPTHGPRLVETLLTAEKHSHPGRAVNGFRRLLACDALPLLGAAPVELNPRLGLRLLCKAVEFYLAYIQQPQDIQIQYPWDRLFHVVELIGKKLGWELSNLFSIPWNRETYSEKLQQYAAVHAANLCEEVVVRQLLMCTIVVLLRILNEHAMLINNGETMYCLVEAFGELISSLTEPKLKKRKREDNSGIVVTSDGDYSGNGLGFAVKLWDLLHSSDYLQREIDKLNQQARLDAWLNPFSTDLAMYKGLHHEVLTRLSQEGSSLCTHLRFASTCFFLKDYKGMLEYIVLVASSLPSVCGKVSHNLTVPSTRHLHYLSLARYPVLQYCCRLLLLAIKENFSIPGTVGDLAIGHALVLMQIDWPQEASTLSIITERIINRGSFVYPLFQSYIICVDILEELTYLWTEHGGGVSLDIATGSGVLQSRRITTRGADKGVREEVKQAMRRQAARDGVDPLDELLQKFIVNEKSAILHSLIIQ
- the LOC122637465 gene encoding surfeit locus protein 4 homolog isoform X1, yielding MVISQEIVSKAEEIADQVIRSGKHILPTLARLCLISTFLEDGLRMWFQWNEQKEYMDMSWGCGKILAHVFVFINLVGQLGGCVMVIGRWKVNIACGVLFFILVLQTFAYSILFDVQFLFRNLALIGALLLVLAESRVEGRSLFAGVPSLGDNKPKNLLQLAGRILLAFMFITLIRLEVSFLQILQDILGSILMLLVTIGHKTKLSALLLVLVLSALNIYHNAWWTIPNYKPLRDFLKYDFFQTLSVIGGLLMLVSLGPGGVSMDEHKKEW
- the LOC122637466 gene encoding ubiquitin-like protein 5, translating into MLEITCNDRLGKKVRVKCNPDDTIGDLKKLIAAQTGTHWEKIVLKKWYTIFKDHIKLQDYEIHDGMNLELYYQ
- the LOC122637462 gene encoding protein transport protein Sec31A; this translates as MKVKELLKTVNVAWSPPAQYPILLAAGTAAQQLDASFNTSASLDLYSINLQQPGYEMELKASVASDHRFHKIIWGAYGNNPAGIIVGGCDYGTIKIYSASKMLNNENNCLITSPDRHTGPVRAMDFNPFQANLLATGATESEIYIWDVVNTSTPMTPGSRSQPLEDVQYIAWNKQVQHILASTFLQRCVIWDLRKNEPIIKLTDANSKVRWKVVQWHPNVATQLCLASEDDQVPVIELWDLRFATSPLKTLQNHQRGVLSIAWNPHDPDLLLSCAKDNRILCWNPNSNEPNGEVICELMQTNQWNFDVSWCPRHPGLIVGTSFDGHAAIYSLLGGRQQVSNETSNKIVDSFPGMDPFTQPHPTVQTESTAILTKAPKWLKKPFGASFSFGGKLIIFENEMPDPNLPMNSNRKVIISQVITQPDLIQRSNELEATLKNEQYVDYCKGKIDNTTDEHTKKIWSCVSAYFSKNVTKNILDLLGYNIEEMNNKLNQFLPQDELNTLSGGIANLNVTNGNIDGGAVFDAIVQEQHKKSIVSVMPINNNFKINISDDDDGLIAQAILLGNIEAAVSLCFKSKRYADAVILSMAGGPELLAKTQYRYFSEHSGALNSLINSLVSENWTDIIKNADINCWKEILIGVFTHGQERSTLCDMLGDRLASSENSNLKKQAQICYICSGNLNRLIEASEAEIQEIVELLIIMQKALEFQGIGRADIKGKIANVLSQYAEMLATEGNLEAALNYLGNSQEQKIKNLRDRLCRALGYIQEAEKNIEKAPINQNYSEQTHRPLQNQNFQNTYNSLPQTTPGIGGTPNYNWNTTPTKQSFGTTSTPFNVQSTQTFVTPVHTQTQSAHYDQYATLRPYGQQGGLQPPPPPPPTSGSNATSTSRPSSVGPQSRSKYLIDPSVKSTSMYGQNTFQQPQAFASQQIGSVQGYNLQYPYQPQTPASSNTFPGQTHNLMNIAPKETESFKPSSMMSMSQNSSQAEMYNQHNPEPISQMQTYNSDNNYHSMPQPSGWNDPPIAKSSRAQTKPEFQPQSPILHPLRNTIPQHEPNMLPQDNNYNDSHAPYNPQQYVHNIPNVGTQFNKSADITQPITMAKAIEPEKPKLPIPEEHIHLKTVLDELKMQCFENAKNPQIKRKIEDVSKKLETLYDCLRENRLSQNTLQGLHQISEMIQNGNYAGSLSLHTQLVSGPDFSQISSFMPGIKVLLQSALQLGVYIR